Proteins from one Acidiphilium multivorum AIU301 genomic window:
- a CDS encoding RDD family protein, producing MSQSLPFDAEAARDAWLTRDVWPRRIIAFLVDMVLLAVLSVAVWWVIVVLGIATFGLGFLLLHFTWAVPPLYYILWLCSSAAATPGQRLLGLTLRQDDTLEASVALRPSFAQALAWTVLLGVSFMLGMVPFLLVLVTRRRRAGHDLLSGLTVVHTSALGRPAAP from the coding sequence ATGAGCCAGTCCCTGCCTTTCGATGCCGAAGCGGCGCGCGACGCCTGGCTGACCCGCGATGTCTGGCCGCGCCGCATCATCGCCTTTCTTGTCGACATGGTGCTTCTCGCCGTGCTGAGCGTCGCTGTCTGGTGGGTGATCGTGGTGCTCGGCATCGCAACGTTCGGCCTCGGTTTCCTGCTGCTGCATTTCACCTGGGCCGTCCCGCCGCTCTATTACATCCTGTGGCTGTGCTCGTCCGCCGCGGCGACGCCGGGGCAGCGCCTGCTGGGTCTCACGCTCCGGCAGGACGATACGCTGGAGGCGAGCGTTGCCCTGCGGCCGAGCTTCGCCCAGGCGCTGGCCTGGACGGTGCTGCTCGGCGTGTCCTTCATGCTCGGCATGGTGCCCTTCCTGCTGGTGCTGGTCACCCGCCGCCGCCGCGCGGGGCATGACCTGCTCTCGGGCCTCACGGTCGTCCACACCTCGGCGCTGGGGCGCCCTGCCGCGCCGTGA